The DNA window TTTTACCAAATAAAAGTTCTTGTTGTGTAAATGCCAGATAAAGTATACCTAAAACAGGAATTATAAAAAGAAAAATCCAGAGAATAGATTTATTGAACTTGTAATCTTTATCTGTATTTTCAGAAACTGATGACTTCTCTGTACTACTTATATCAGAAAGCTTGATCTCTTCCAAACCATAATAATCCGGATGATTAGATTCTAATCTATTCCCTTTGAAGTGTGTCACTCCATCTTCGATGAAAATCGACCCCAAATTCTGAATTTCTAAAGTCTGGTCTGCCTGAAGTTTCTTTTTCCAAAAATCAGTCTGAATCTGTAATTCACTTTGAGCAGATTCCTGTGAAATTTGTTTTTGATTACTTATAAAAGATATCAATTCATCAGATTCCACCTCATAATCTGATGCAAATGCAATCTGACTGGAGGGAGGAAGTATACTTCCATTTTCTGAATTAATAATCGCTTTAGAGTTTTCCAAAGAAAACACACCAAAAGCCGGAACTGTAACAGTACCAAATTGTTTCAGATATTCTAGAATGTAAGCAGAAATATTCATTTGGCAGCAAATTTATAACTTTTTCAGGACTTTTTATGACATTTATTTGCATAAAAAAAGACTGCCATAACAGTCTTAAAATGTATAATTTCAGGTTTAAATTCGTTTTTTAAACATTTGGAAATAAATACCTCTTATTTTTGTAATATCGTTATTGAATTTTCCAACTTATTCCAAACATAAAATTAGTTCCTGCCTGTGAAAAATAGTAAGGCTCTCCACCATACACAGCTCCATTGTTTACGTATTTCTTATTAAAAATATTATTCACCAGTAGCTTTAAAGCAATATCGTTATTGGCAATTTTGAATTCATACTGTGCATTAAAGTCAGTAAGAAGATAGTCTTTAAGCTGCAAATTTTTATCTTCTGTATTATCAAGATACTGTTTCCCTACATATTGATTCATCAAAGAAAACTGGAAATTTTTATTAGGATTAAATTTCAATCCTAAGTTGGCAACAATGTCCGGTGAGAATGAAATCTGTGTATTTCCCAACTCCTTAACCAACGTTTCATTTTCTATTTTAAAATCCTGATTTCTATTTTGGCTCACACTCACATTACCTGAAACTTCCCATTGTTTTGAAAGTTTTGCTACTGCCCCCACTTCAATTCCTCTTCTATAACTTTCACCAGAATTTGTTCTTATAAATGCACCAACGTTATTAAGCTCACCATTTAGAACCAACTGATTTACATAATACATATAATACAAGTTAGCAGTCAACGAAACAATTCCTAACTGCTTTTCAAATCCTGCCTCAAAATCATGAAGCTTTTCTGCTTTTACATCATTATTAGCGATAAGATCATCCCTATTCGGTTCACGTTGAGCATGGGCATATGATAAGAATATTTTCCCATTTCCAATTCTATAATTTACACCGGCTTTTGGATTAAAGAACAACCAATTCTTCTTTAGATTAGCACCTTCATTATCACCAGCCAATATAATTTTTGTGTCATAGTCTATATTTCTAAGCTGTAGATCTCCGAAAAACTCAAAGTCATTTATTTTATACAAAGCCTTAGCAAATCCAGCCACTTCATTTTTTACAGATCGTCCCCTGTAGTATTCGTGTTCATTAATAGGATAAAAAACTCCGGTTACATTACCATAATGTCTTCCATAATATTGATTTCCAACTACTCCAAAATTAAGATCAAGGTTTTCATACTTTCCGTAAAGCGTTGAAACAATTCCGTAAAAGTCATTATTCAGCCATTTTTTCCTGATAAAGTCAGAATCTTTTATTAGCTCTCCTTCATCAAGGATATCCGGCAAGTTATATGTTGAAAAAGGATCCCCCTGTTTGTAGTTTTCATAATACCCTTTTCCTTTCGTATAATGTAAAGTAGTTTCTAAATTCCAGTGATCATTAAACCTTTGTTCCCAAAGTAATTGATAATGATTCTGTCTGTAATTATCTGTTTCATTATTATAAAAACCGGTGATATTCCCATCTGTTCCGTAGATTGCTCCTGAATAATTGAATTTAGGATCTGTTTCCCAGGTCTTTCTGTCTATTCCGTTCCAGGCCTGATAGGTTTTTTCTTTCCCACCAAAAGCCATTAAACGAATTCTTGTTTTACCTTCCTCAAATAAAGCAGTGAAATTATAGGAATCCAATCTAGATGAAGCTCTATCAATATATCCATCAGAACTAATGTGCGTGTATCTTCCCATTAGAGAAAGACGGTTGTTCCAGAATTTTCCAGAACCAACTTCCGCTGAATATTTATAAGTACTGAATGATCCATAGCTATCATCAGTTTTTACATAGAACTTATCATCCGGATCTTTAGAGATCACATTAATACTTGCTCCAAAGGCTGAAACTCCATTGTTTGATGTCCCTACTCCTCTTTGAATAATGATCTGTGAAGCAGAACTCGTTAAATCAGGAACATTCACAAAAAAGGTCCCCTGACTTTCGGAGTCATTGAAAGGAACTCCATTCATCATCACATTGATTCCTCTACCAGCAACCCCACGAATTCTAAATCCGGTATATCCAACTCCATTTCCAGCATCTGAAGTAGATATAACAGAAGTCTGATTTTTTAAAAGTATAGGTAGATCCTGACCTAGATTTCGACTATCAAGATCTTTCTGAACATTAATAATTTCTTTAGCAACAGGAAGTCTTTTGGTGAAGTTGACAGCCTCAATTTCCTTAATTTTTATGGTGTCTGTTTTTTGGGCTTGTACAAAACCCAACGAGCTTGCAGTAAGCCCTAAAAAAAGTAATCCTTTCATTCTATAAATTTTAAAATTTAATGAATAAAAGGGGATCAATAAGATATTATACATTTCCGACATTTAGTCGAAGCGTCCCTAAACAGCATTACCTGTTCCAGGTTCATTGGGTATAATCTCAGCCTGTAAAAGCACCCCTTTATTTCAGCCGCAAAATTACAAAAAATATATGAGACGAGAAACGGGGTTCTAGATTCAGCTAACTGGCTCCATTTGCGAGATTCAGGAGCAGGGCTTCGAGTTAAGAATAGTCAACATTTACGAATAATTCACGTTTTTGAAATATTCTTTTCCCAGATCGAATAACAGGCACAAATATTTTACACCTCGCCCCTTATCTAATATGCTTTGTTCTTTGAATCAATATAATAGTAGTTGATTCCATCTTTGGTTACTTCAAACATTTTCCCCAATTTCCAACTGAAGTTTCGCTTGATATTAGAATACTCAAAAGGAATGACCACTTTATTATGAACATCGATCACTCCAAATCTGTCATTATGAGATGCTACGATCATAGGGTCTGAAACATCATCCCCTTCCATGATATGAAGATATTCATACTGAGGATAGATCTGATAATCTCTATAATCGGCTGCGTTTACGAATTTTGAAGGTTCAATAATTCCATAGAAGCCATTCAAAATATAAGCCTGATATTGCTGTTGTTTAAATTCAGTTTTACATTTTCCCAAATCTGGATTTTTGTATTGGTAAACTCTTTTACCGGACTGATCTATTCTGTAGGAAATCAGATCTTTTTCAACAGTAGCATAATCTTTTGTTCCAAACTTTCTGATTTTTTCATTAGGAGAGTACAAAAGATTGCAGTCTTCAGCAAAAAATACGGCAATATGATATTCAGGTTGAATAATAAATTTTCCTTTTTGATTAATATATCCGAATTTTCCATCCTTCTTTTGAGGAATCAGGACAGGAATATCTTCATTAATAAATACCAGATCAGGATTAATTTTAGGTTGAGCTACTTTTTTCTGAACCGTTTTTGAAGTTTTTTTAACCTGATATTTTTTCACAGATTTTGTTTGGGAAAAAACAAAAACCGAAATAAAGAGGGATAGAAGACTTATTGTGTTTTTCACTTTCATCATTTTTTTGCAAAAGTACAGCCAAAATAGAAAATATAAAAATCATATTTATAAAGAATCTAAATAATTACACCCTGATAAAATATTAAAAATTCGTAATTTTGGGAACATTTTTAATTGTTTGATAATTTTAAAACGTATTGAGATCGAACTTTTGACACTAACATGATCAAAAAAGTATCCGAACGTTACCCGGAAAGAGTTTTTTGCGGCAAGAAAGATTACAGGTAAGCTACTTACACTTTTCAGACAAGGCCCTTTTATAATCACTTTTGGGACGGAATTATTATCTCACATTTTTAAAAGAGGTATAGATTATGCTGATTTTACTTCAGTCCATCTTGCATATCAAGATTCGACAGCTCAAATGGTATTATTGTAGTTTATACAGACTGGCAAAAAATGTGGCAGTACTACGAACTGCGTTATAAATTTACCTTTAACATTGAAAAAGAGACTTCTATTATGAATATTTATAAGGATTACATCAAAGAGATTGAAGAAAGAAAAAACCAGGGGCTTAATCCAAAGCCAATTGATGGTGCTGAATTACTAAGTGAAATTATCACACAAATTAAAGATTCAGGTAATGCAGATCGATCGGAGTCTCTTAAATTTTTCATTTATAACACCTTACCCGGAACGACAAGTGCAGCGGGAGTGAAAGCTAAATTTTTAAAAGAAATTATTCTGGGTGAATCTCTAATAGATGAGATCTCACCAGCTTATGCTTTTGAGTTGTTATCTCATATGAAAGGTGGCCCTTCAATTGAAGTGTTGCTGGATCTGGCTTTGGGTAATGATATATCTATTGCCAAAGAAGCGGCAAACGTTCTTAAAACACAGGTTTTCCTTTATGATGCTGATACAAATCGTTTAAAGGAAGCATTCAATTGCGGTAATGAAATCGCAAAAGAAATTATTGAAAGCTATGCACAAGCAGAGTTTTTCACTAAACTACCGGAAGTTGCTGAAGAGATTAAAGTAGTGACATTTATTGCTGGTGAAGGGGATATTTCAACTGACTTACTTTCTCCGGGTAATCAGGCTCACTCAAGATCAGACCGTGAACTTCACGGTAAATGTATGATTACTCCTCAAGCGCAGGATGAAATTAAAGCATTACAGGCACAACATCCTGACAAAAGTGTGATGTTGATTGCAGAGAGAGGAACAATGGGTGTAGGCTCATCAAGAATGTCAGGGGTAAACAACGTAGCTTTATGGACTGGTAAACAAGCAAGCCCATATATCCCATTCGTAAACATAGCTCCAATTGTAGGAGGAACAAACGGTATTTCTCCAATTTTCCTTACAACTGTTGATGTTACAGGAGGTATTGGTATTGACCTTAAAAACTGGGTAAAAAAACTGGATGCAGATGGCAACCCGATCCGTAATGAAAATGGAGAACCCATCCTTGAGGAAACTTATTCTGTAGCTACAGGAACTGTTCTTACCATTAATACAAAGACAAAAAAACTTTATAATGGTGATCAAGAGCTGATTGACATTTCTAAGGCATTCACTCCACAGAAAGTTGAATTTATAAAAGCTGGTGGATCATACGCTATCGTATTTGGTAAAAAACTTCAGACATTTGCAGCAAAACTTCTAGGAATAGAAACACCCCTTGTTTTTGCTTCGTCAAAAGAAATTTCTCATGAGGGACAGGGTCTTACAGCAGTAGAAAAAATATTCAACAGAAATGCAGTAGGTACAACACCAGGAAAAGTGTTACACGCAGGTTCAGATGTTCGTGTAGAAGTTAATATCGTTGGTTCACAGGACACAACTGGTCTTATGACTTCTCAGGAATTGGAATCAATGGCGGCTACAGTAATTTCCCCAATTGTTGATGGTGCATACCAATCAGGTTGTCACACCGCTTCAGTATGGGACAAAAAAGCTCAGGCCAACATTCCAAAATTAATGAAATTCATGAACGATTTCGGTTTGATCACAGCTCGTGACCCGAAAGGTGAATATCACGCTATGACTGACGTGATTCACAAAGTTCTTAATGATATAACAATCGATGAGTGGGCAATCATTATTGGTGGTGACTCACACACAAGAATGTCCAAAGGTGTTGCTTTTGGAGCAGATTCAGGAACAGTTGCTCTTGCACTCGCTACAGGTGAGGCTTCTATGCCAATTCCCGAATCTGTTAAGGTAACATTCAAAGGAAACATGAAGGAGCATATGGATTTCCGTGATGTGGTTCATGCAACACAAGCTCAAATGCTTAAACAGTTTGGAGGAGAGAATGTATTCCAGGGAAGAATCATCGAGGTTCACATTGGAACGCTTCCTGCTGACCAGGCATTCACATTTACAGACTGGACTGCCGAAATGAAGGCAAAAGCTTCTATCAATATTTCTGAAGATAGCACCCTAATTGAATCATTGGAAATTGCAAAAGGCAGAATCCAGATCATGATTGACAAAGGCATGGATAATCATAATCAGGTTCTTCAGGGATTAATTAACAAAGCTGACAAGAGAATCGCTGAAATCAGATCAGGTGAAAAACCGGCTCTAACTCCAGATGCAAATGCTAAGTATTATGCTGAAGTGGTTGTTGATCTTGATGTGATTATAGAACCAATGATTGCCGATCCTGATGTAAACAATGATGATGTTTCTAAACGATACACCCATGATACGATCAGAGCGCTTTCTTTTTATGGAGGAGAGAAAAAAGTAGATCTTGGTTTTGTTGGATCTTGTATGGTTCACAAAGGAGATTTGAAAATTGTTTCTCAAATGCTTAAAAATATTGAAAGACAGCAAGGCAAAGTTGAGTTTAATGCTCCACTTGTTGTAGCTGCACCAACATACAACATCATCGATGAATTAAAAGCAGAAGGAGACTGGGAGTTTTTAGAAAAATACTCTGGCTTCGAATTTGATGATAATACTCCTAAAGGCGAGGCTCGTGTTGAATATAAAAACATGATGTATCTTGAACGCCCCGGATGTAACCTTTGTATGGGTAATCAGGAAAAAGCGGCTAAAGGAGATACTGTATTAGCGACTTCTACCCGTCTTTTCCAAGGAAGAGTAGTTGAAGATTCTGAGCGTAAAAAAGGAGAATCTCTACTTGCATCAACTCCGGTTGTTGTTCTATCTGCTATCATTGGAAGAATTCCTAACATAGACGAATATAAAGCTGCAGTTGAGGGCATTGACCTGACTAAGTTTGTACCCCCTATTAAAGAACTGGTTCAGGTTGGTCATTAACAGCATTAAATGACAAGTCAAAAGACTGTTTTACATTATATAAGAAAGATTTTAATCCATTGGATTTGAAATCTTTCTTTTTTTATTTAGAACCTTTCCATTTAAGAGTCAGTAGAATTATTTTAACCTATGTCAACGGCTCAAAAATTATTTTTTCCTTAACTTGATAGGTATTAAAAATATTAATGATTCATCTTATTTATACCATTTTTAAATGGTAGGAATAGAATTTGATGAGTACATTTGAGGAATTTCTGCTCCTAATTTTAAATTTTTTAAATTAAAGTCCGGAAAAAATTATTGAAAAAGAAAAATTAAAATAGATATGACTTTCGACATTGATATGATTAAAAAGGTGTACGAGCGCTACCCCGAGAGAATTGCTGCGGCAAGACAAATCGTGGCAAAACCTCTTACGCTATCTGAAAAAATATTATACACCCACCTTTGGGAAGGAAATGCAACACAAGCACATGAAAGGGGAAATTCTTATGTAGATTTCGCTCCAGACAGAGTAGCCATGCAGGATGCAACAGCGCAGATGGCACTTTTACAATTCATGCAGGCTGGAAAAGCTAAAGTGGCTGTTCCTTCAACTGCTCATGCCGATCACCTGATCCAGGCAAGAGTAGGTGCAGAATCAGATTTACAGGAAGGTATCAACAAAAACTCTGAAGTTTTCAATTTCCTGAGTTCTGTTTGTGATAAATATGGAATTGGCTTCTGGAAGCCGGGAGCTGGTATCATTCACCAGGTTGTATTGGAGAACTATGCTTTCCCTGGAGGTATGATGATCGGTACGGACTCTCATACGGTAAATGCAGGAGGCCTTGGTATGGTAGCCATCGGAGTAGGTGGTGCTGATGCGGTAGATGTAATGGCAGGAATGGCTTGGGAACTTAAAATGCCTAAATTGATCGGTATCAAATTAACCGGTAAAATGAGTGGCTGGACTTCTGCAAAAGATGTGATCTTAAAAGTGGCAGGAATCCTTACCGTAAAAGGGGGAACAGGATGTATCGTAGAATATTTCGGAGAAGGAGCAGAATCTCTTTCAGCAACAGGTAAAGGAACCATCTGTAACATGGGTGCTGAAATCGGAGCGACTACTTCTACTTTCGGATATGATGATTCAATGAGAAGATACTTGGCAGCAACAGGAAGACAAGATGTAGTAGATGCGGCTGACAAAATTGCAGAACACCTAACTGGTGATGCTGAAGTATATGCAAACCCTGAACAATATTTTGACCAAGTAATCGAAATTAACCTTTCAGAACTGGCACCTCACTTAAACGGACCTTTTACTCCAGATTTAGCAACTCCTGTTTCTGAATTCAGAGCTAAAGCTGAAGCTAACGGATGGCCATTAGAAGTTGAATGGGCTCTTATCGGTTCTTGTACCAACTCTTCTTACGAAGATTTATCAAGAGCTGCTTCTATCGTTGAAGATGCGGTAGCAAAAGGAGTAAAACCAAAAGCAATCTTAGGAATCAACCCTGGATCCGAGCAAGTGAAATTCACAGCAGAAAGAGATGGTTTCTTAGATTCTTTCAGAAAATTTGAAAACACGAGAATCTTTACGAACGCTTGTGGGCCTTGTATCGGACAATGGGACAGAGAAGGTGCTGATAAAGGAGAGAAAAACTCAATCATCCACTCTTTCAACAGAAACTTTGCAAAGAGAGCAGATGGTAATCCAAATACTCATGCTTTCGTAGCTTCTCCAGAAATGGTAGCAGCAGTAGCAATTTCAGGAAGATTAGACTTTAACCCTATTACAGATACATTAACTGCAGAAAACGGTGATCAGGTAAGACTTGACGAGCCAAAAGGATCTGAATTACCGGCTAAAGGATTTGCTGTAGATGACAACGGTTACCAGGCTCCATCTGAAGATGGTTCGTCCGTAGTAGTAAAGGTAAGCCCTACATCTGATAGACTTCAATTGCTGGAAGAATTCCCAGCTTGGGATGGTAAAAACATTACCGGAGCTAAAATTCTAATTAAAGCTTTCGGAAAATGTACAACCGACCATATTTCTATGGCTGGGCCATGGTTGAAATATAGAGGTCACCTTGATAACATTTCAAATAACATGTTGATTGGAGCTGTCAATGCTTACAACATGGAAACGAATCATGTTAAAAATGAATTAACAGGTGAATTTGGTGAAGTTCCTGCTGTACAGAGAGCTTATAAAGCTGCTGGAATTCCTACGATTGTAGTAGGAGATCAAAATTATGGTGAAGGTTCATCAAGAGAGCATGCCGCAATGGAACCAAGACATCTTGGTGTAAAAGCAGTATTGGTAAAATCATTTGCACGAATCCACGAAACGAATCTTAAAAAACAAGGTATGTTAGGGTTAACATTTGCTAATGAAGCTGATTATGATAAAATCTTAGAAGATGATACTGTTAACTTCTTAGATCTTGATCAGTTTGCCCCAGAAAAACAGCTTACACTAGAATTTGTACATGCTGATGGAACAAAAGACATTATTATGGCAAACCATACGTACAATGCTCAACAAATTGACTGGTTCAAAGCAGGTTCTGCGCTAAACCTTATCAAGAAACAGGAAAACTAAATAAATTTTAGTTCTATATAATTAAAGCCTCGCAAATGCGAGGCTTTTTCTTTTCCAGTTTGGATTATATTATTAAAATTTAAATTCAACTCTTGCGAATAAAAATCTCCCACCAATACCATATTGGGAAACCTGTCTCGAATAAACAAACTGATTATCTGCAGTTAAAGAATTGATAAGAGGATTTTTAGAAGGCATAACATTGAATATATTATTACTTCCTATTGTTGCTGAAACATTTTTATTAAAATCATATCCAACAGAAAGATCGGTTACAAAGCGATTATTCAATACAAAATGTTCCTGTTTACCTACAACTCCATCAAAGTTAGCATCCAAAACATCAGCATCTGTTACCTTACCAAAGAAAGAATTTCTTACCAGAACATTAAAGGCAGAAAATTTTAGAGCATTCGAAAGAGTAGCTTTTACACGAGGAACTGCTTCTTCAAAATACACTCTGTTAGGCTCTGAAAAATAACTATCAATTTGACTTACTAACTTGGGAGACGCATGGATCTCACCAATCCTTTTGGTCTGATTAAGATTGAAACCAAAATAGTTTTCCAGGCTAATTCCAGAACCTAATCTCGTGGTCTGTGAAATAGTAAGATCAAGTCCTTTTGTTTGCGAATCAACTGCATTAGCAAAGAAATTAGCAGCGCTCGCCCTGGCAAGATCAAAAGCATTTTGAAGAACAGCTTGGTCAGATCCCGGAGCGAAAGTTCCATCCGGTCGCGAAAACAAGTCAGTTAATACCACTCTGTCTTTAATTTTAATATAATAGACATCTGCTGTAACGACCAAATTCAGTTTCGGAACTTTCCAAGTAAGCCCAGTACTATAAGATTGGGAAGTTTCCTGTTTCAATTTTGGAATTCCCAAAGCCTGTGCCGCTTCAGAATTATTTCTAAAGGTTCCCACCTGTGTAGTCTGTCCCTGCTGAATCAACGTAGATGTTGAACTATAATAAATCTGAGCCAATGATGGTGCTCTAAAACCTGTAGATACAGCGCCTCTCCAATTGAAATTATCAACCAATCTTACATTGGTCGCAAATTTATAATTGAATGTTGATCCAAAATCTGAATAATTCTCATATCGTAATGCTCCTTCTACCAACCACCAATCAGTTGGCTCCAGTTCAACATCCAAATATCCCGCAACACTATTTCTATTACCAGAAACTGCATTATCAGGGCTGAAACCCGGAAATACCTGTGAACCGGCAGGTCTGGTATTTCCAAAAAAATCGGTTACCAACTCATTTTTAGGAGTATTGACTGTTACTACATTTCCAAAAATATCATAAGAAGCATAAGAGTTTTCTTTACCCGCATTCACTTTATAATTTTCGTAACGGTACTCTCCTCCAAAAGCTATGTTTAGCCCATGTAGTACATCATATTTTTTTGAGAAATCAAGATTAAGTGTGTTCTGTAAAAACTCTAAACCTCCGGCATCAAAACTTCTTGGAGAGTTACTAACCAGGGAAGAATTAAAAGTATTTACTACTCCGAAATTGAATATGTTTTTACCAAAAGTATTGCTTAGGTCTACATTCCAGCCATTCCATTTTCCTTTAATTCCAGCTGCATAAGAATAGTCATTAATGGTTGCTTCAATCTGTGGTAAATATCCGTTAGGGGTAATAAAATTGATATTCCTTTCCGTATTTGGTAAACGGAAAAAACCACCCGCATTTCCTAACCTGTAGCTATAACCACCAAAAGAATAAACTTTCCAGTCATCATTAATAGGAACTTCTGAATTATAGTACACCTGTGCCGACTGCAGTTTCGATTGTCCAGCTCTGATACTGAAATCTTTTCGTTCTAATCCTCTGTAAGCAAGTTCATCATTAGTAACGTCTCCACCCAGTAATCCCTGTAATGTTGAAATACTATTTGCATTTGAAATTTGCGACTGTAAATCAGATGAAAAGTAATTTACTTTTGTTGCATATTGCTTGATCGCATTGATAATCTGTTGGTTATTAGGTGTATTACCAATATTTTTATACAATCCATCAATGTCCACTCCATCTTGTGCTGCTCTATAGTTAATGGCATTATAGGCATTGTAAATATCACCATTTCTCACCCCTGCTCTTGAATAAGGATCCCGATATTGCGTTGATGTGGTAATATTAAAAAAACCTTGTTTCCCCAATTTAAAACCATAATTAAGATCTAAGGAAATGGTTTCTCCATCCAAGCCTCCCGAAAAATTATTGGTAACAGGTGAAGCATATCCACCCAAAAATAGTTGACCAGAAAAACCTAATCTCTTTTTAAGACCTAAATTGACAACTCCGGCAATCGCATCGGAACCATATTGTGCAGAAGCACCGTCTCTTAATACTTCGATTTTATCCAATGCAAAAGCAGGAATAGCATTAAGGTCTGTTCCTACAGAACCTCTTCCAGGTGTAAGGGTAACGTTAATCAGTGAAGATTGGTGTCTTCTTTTTCCATTAAATAAGACTAAAACCTGATCCGGTCCTAACCCTCTTAGTTGTGCCGGATCGACAAAATCGGTTCCATCATTCACAGTATGTGATGTAGAAGAAAAAGAAGGGACTATATAGTTTAAGGCCTGACTTATATTATTAACCGGACTTTGTTTCAATATTTTTGAAATATTAATAACATCTACCGGAACGGGTGTATCTGTTAGTGATCTACCAGATCCTCTGGATCCAAGTAGAACCACCTCGTCTATTTTCTTAGATTTTATAGTATCTGATTGTGCGTAGTAAAATGTCGAAATAAGGGTGGCTGAAGTGATGATACTTCTGTGTTTAAAATTGCGCATGTGTTTTATCTTTTTTGTATTAATGATTGTCTGCTTAAAGCTTTTAAGCAATAGAAATTCCTAACCCTGCAAGTACAAGGCTAAAAAAGGAAATGATAAACGGTTTTATTAGTTAATAGAAACTAAAGGAAGCTAAGAACAGCAACACATACACATCGAATAATGATATGCATATTGATAGAAATAATGAAGCTTCGCTTCAGTATTCAAAAGACAAAAAGTCAAATTTGTTGTGGTGTCATTTCCCGTGTTCTTAAACATTGATTTATACTTTAAAACAAAAATTATAAGATGGGAAGAATAGAGTAAACATTTTTTCCGAAACTGAGTCGGCTTATCTATTTCAGCACCTTGCTTGTTTTGCAGGTTGCTATCCCATCTATGAGATTCTTGATAATTATGGGGCAAAGATATAACTATTTTGCAAATAAAAAAATAATTCACGGAAAAATTACATTAATCGCAAAATCAATCCAAGTCCTTAGAGTCTATAATTTAATGTATTCTTGGCACATTTAGGGAAATATCATATGATACAAGAAAAGAATCTTGTAACAAAATTTACTTTTACGCGTCTAACCAAGTAGTAGTAAAAAAACATTATGAAAAAAATTATACTCGTTTTATCTTTTCTAGGTATTACAGTTATACATGCACAGGAAAAGACCAATAATCAGGTAAAGGAAAAGCAAATTGAAGAGGTTGTAATGACCAAAACTAAAAAAGCCGTTGAACAGAAAGCAGACCGAACAATTTTCGATTTCTCTGAGCAACCTCAGCTTAATAACGGGAATGTATTAGAAGGAATCAAAAAACTTCCAGGGCTTGTTTCAACAGATATTGCAGGAATGATGTATCAGGGAAAAATACTTGATGTCTATCTTAATGGGCGTCCCTTGAATATTACGTCCAATGA is part of the Chryseobacterium paludis genome and encodes:
- a CDS encoding HU domain-containing protein → MNISAYILEYLKQFGTVTVPAFGVFSLENSKAIINSENGSILPPSSQIAFASDYEVESDELISFISNQKQISQESAQSELQIQTDFWKKKLQADQTLEIQNLGSIFIEDGVTHFKGNRLESNHPDYYGLEEIKLSDISSTEKSSVSENTDKDYKFNKSILWIFLFIIPVLGILYLAFTQQELLFGKKSFDSVSVQTKTRRIEKDTVKVKRDSTQMKVLDSLKKDSLIQPAQKGGNLKTTQNNTKATWQKK
- a CDS encoding TonB-dependent receptor, coding for MKGLLFLGLTASSLGFVQAQKTDTIKIKEIEAVNFTKRLPVAKEIINVQKDLDSRNLGQDLPILLKNQTSVISTSDAGNGVGYTGFRIRGVAGRGINVMMNGVPFNDSESQGTFFVNVPDLTSSASQIIIQRGVGTSNNGVSAFGASINVISKDPDDKFYVKTDDSYGSFSTYKYSAEVGSGKFWNNRLSLMGRYTHISSDGYIDRASSRLDSYNFTALFEEGKTRIRLMAFGGKEKTYQAWNGIDRKTWETDPKFNYSGAIYGTDGNITGFYNNETDNYRQNHYQLLWEQRFNDHWNLETTLHYTKGKGYYENYKQGDPFSTYNLPDILDEGELIKDSDFIRKKWLNNDFYGIVSTLYGKYENLDLNFGVVGNQYYGRHYGNVTGVFYPINEHEYYRGRSVKNEVAGFAKALYKINDFEFFGDLQLRNIDYDTKIILAGDNEGANLKKNWLFFNPKAGVNYRIGNGKIFLSYAHAQREPNRDDLIANNDVKAEKLHDFEAGFEKQLGIVSLTANLYYMYYVNQLVLNGELNNVGAFIRTNSGESYRRGIEVGAVAKLSKQWEVSGNVSVSQNRNQDFKIENETLVKELGNTQISFSPDIVANLGLKFNPNKNFQFSLMNQYVGKQYLDNTEDKNLQLKDYLLTDFNAQYEFKIANNDIALKLLVNNIFNKKYVNNGAVYGGEPYYFSQAGTNFMFGISWKIQ
- a CDS encoding WG repeat-containing protein, whose translation is MKKYQVKKTSKTVQKKVAQPKINPDLVFINEDIPVLIPQKKDGKFGYINQKGKFIIQPEYHIAVFFAEDCNLLYSPNEKIRKFGTKDYATVEKDLISYRIDQSGKRVYQYKNPDLGKCKTEFKQQQYQAYILNGFYGIIEPSKFVNAADYRDYQIYPQYEYLHIMEGDDVSDPMIVASHNDRFGVIDVHNKVVIPFEYSNIKRNFSWKLGKMFEVTKDGINYYYIDSKNKAY
- a CDS encoding bifunctional aconitate hydratase 2/2-methylisocitrate dehydratase; its protein translation is MNIYKDYIKEIEERKNQGLNPKPIDGAELLSEIITQIKDSGNADRSESLKFFIYNTLPGTTSAAGVKAKFLKEIILGESLIDEISPAYAFELLSHMKGGPSIEVLLDLALGNDISIAKEAANVLKTQVFLYDADTNRLKEAFNCGNEIAKEIIESYAQAEFFTKLPEVAEEIKVVTFIAGEGDISTDLLSPGNQAHSRSDRELHGKCMITPQAQDEIKALQAQHPDKSVMLIAERGTMGVGSSRMSGVNNVALWTGKQASPYIPFVNIAPIVGGTNGISPIFLTTVDVTGGIGIDLKNWVKKLDADGNPIRNENGEPILEETYSVATGTVLTINTKTKKLYNGDQELIDISKAFTPQKVEFIKAGGSYAIVFGKKLQTFAAKLLGIETPLVFASSKEISHEGQGLTAVEKIFNRNAVGTTPGKVLHAGSDVRVEVNIVGSQDTTGLMTSQELESMAATVISPIVDGAYQSGCHTASVWDKKAQANIPKLMKFMNDFGLITARDPKGEYHAMTDVIHKVLNDITIDEWAIIIGGDSHTRMSKGVAFGADSGTVALALATGEASMPIPESVKVTFKGNMKEHMDFRDVVHATQAQMLKQFGGENVFQGRIIEVHIGTLPADQAFTFTDWTAEMKAKASINISEDSTLIESLEIAKGRIQIMIDKGMDNHNQVLQGLINKADKRIAEIRSGEKPALTPDANAKYYAEVVVDLDVIIEPMIADPDVNNDDVSKRYTHDTIRALSFYGGEKKVDLGFVGSCMVHKGDLKIVSQMLKNIERQQGKVEFNAPLVVAAPTYNIIDELKAEGDWEFLEKYSGFEFDDNTPKGEARVEYKNMMYLERPGCNLCMGNQEKAAKGDTVLATSTRLFQGRVVEDSERKKGESLLASTPVVVLSAIIGRIPNIDEYKAAVEGIDLTKFVPPIKELVQVGH